The genomic stretch TCCCCCCTTGGGTTGGTGATGGTGATGATGGTGGTGCCCTGCTTCGGCCTCCGGGGCCTCACGCAACAACTGCACCGCATGGGGCAACACCGGCGCGATGACCGCCAGATTCTCCACCGCCGCCTTGGGGCTGCCCGGCAGGTTGACGATCAACGTGCGGCCCCGAATGCCCGCCACAGCCCGCGAGAGCATGGCGTGCGGCGTGACCTGCAGGCTGGCCGCGCGCATGGCCTCGGCCAGCCCCGGCGCCTGCTTCTCCACCACGGCCAGGGTGGCCTCCGGCGTCACATCCCGCGGGGCAAAACCCGTCCCGCCCGTGGTGAGGATGATGTCGTAGGCCCCGCCGTCGGCCCAGGCGGCCAGCGTGTCGCGCAGCAAACCCAACTCGTCGGGCAGCACGGCGGTCTGCGCCACCTCCCAGCCATGGGCGCGCACCGCCTCGGCCAGCGCCGGGCCGGAAAGGTCCTCCCGCTCGCCACGGTAGGCACGGTCTGAAACGGTCAGAATGGCTACGCGCATTGCTCCTCCACCAAAGTCTTCGCCATAGTCACCATGGGCATGATCTCCCACCCCCAAACGGCGGTAAAAGGCCATGGTCTCCTGGTTCTCCTCCGTCACCAGCAGATAGGCGCGCAGGCAGCCTTTGGCGACCAACCGACGCTCTAGTTCCGCCATCAGCGTCGAGCCGATGCCCCGACGGCGGAAGGCGGGGTCCACGGCCAGGTGGTAAATCAACCCGCGCCGACCGTCAAACCCACCCATCACCGCGCCGATGATGCGTCCCTCGGCCTCGGCCACTAAGAACAGGTCCGGGTCGCGCTGCAACTTCTTGGCGATCTCTTCGGGTTCGTCGGATTTGCGCAACTGGATGCCCGGCCCGGCCCGCGACCACAAGTCGTACACGGCCTGGTAATCCTCGGGAAAGCGAAAGGTGCGCAAGGTAAACTCGGCCAAGGCTTCCTTCATGGGTTGCACCTGCGGTAAGGGTCTCTCATCGCTACGGGCAACGGACGGCTGGCTACTGATCCTCCAACCCCACCACTGCCTTCCACGGCCCCACGATGCCGTCCTCGGTGACGCCGAAGAACACGCGCACCCCCTGGCCCTGGGGGGAGCGCCAGACCAGGTCATAACGCCAGCGTTTGCCCTGCTTGTACTTGCGCAACACCGCCCGGTCGCCCTGCCACTCCAGTTTGGCCTTGCCCCAATCCTTGGGCAACTGCCCGTAGCGCGAAATGGCGTAATGCCACAGCCGCCGCGCCGAAGCGCGGGTCACATTCTTGACCACATTGCCGTTGCGCAAATCGCGCAGGGTGTAATACTTCGCCCCTTCCCGCTCTTCCACGGCGACCACCTCGACCCCCGTGCGGGGGAGTTCGGCGTCCGACGTCGGCGCGGCAGGCTGCCCGGTGGTGCCGGGCAGGACCTCGGCGGGGGGTTCGGCGCCCGCTTTTTCGCGCATGCCCCGCAGCACCAACCCCACGATCTCGTCCCGCACGGCCAGCCCGGTTTCCCCTTCCGAGCGCACATAAATCTTGCTGTCGTCCACGGCATAAGGCGGATCGTCGCCGCGCGGCACGAGCACCCGGAGCACCTTCTTGCCCTGCGTCTCGTGCACATCCACCGTCACCTCCAGCGGTGGGGTGATGCGTTTGGCGATCTCGGCCTCCAGACGGGCCATGGCCTGCTCCGGGTTGTCGATGCCCACCGGCGGCTTCTTGGGGTCCGCGCTGAGACCGATGTACAGCGTACCGCCGTTGGTGTTGGCAAAGGCGCACACATCGGCGATGATGGCGTAGAGTTTCCCGCCGCGGACGGTCATCTGCTCGTGGAAGCCCTGGACGATGTTCGACCCTTCCTCCCGCGCCTGCTGGATGAAGTCCATCTGCTCCTTGGCGCGATATGGCCTGTGGCGGGCAAAGTCGTTGGAGAGGAACAAGCCCTTCAGGGCCTGGAAACTCACCTCGGGCAGCAGGACCTCGGTAGCCCGATCTCCCACCCCCAGGCTCTTGCCCTTTCCGGTGAGCCGGTGGGCGTCGGAGCCCTGAATGCAGTGCATCCGGCGCGGGTACTCCGGCTTGGTTCCGCTGAAGAAGGCCTGGGTGGTGTGCCGCCCTTTCTTCTCCAGGTCAGTGACCTCCAAAGCGTGCAGGTTGGGGTCCTGAGTGTAGGAAATCTTGGTCTGGCCGGGCACATTGCGGGCGGCCACACCGTTGCTCGAATTGGCATGGGCGGCGATGACCAGCCCGCCCGCCTCGTGGATCACCCGATACGCGGTGAGCACATCGCTGGTGGCCCCCACCTCGGCCGAGCCCTCGTCCAGTTTCTCGGCCGGAATGTGGAGGTCCAGCAACAGGTGCTCGATCTCGCGAACCGGCTTGTCGGGCGGGAAGATCCCCAGGATGTGAAACCCCAGGGTCGCCGTGAACTCAAATCCGGGGAGCACCAAAATTTTCTTCAGCAGGCGGCGATATTCCTCCAGACGGCGTTTCTCTTCAGGGAGCAGGCGGTTCAGGGATTCCAGCCACTCCAGTTGCTGGATTTCTTCCTGCATCCGGCGATAACCGGCCACGGTGTTGTGATCGGTGAAGGCGATGATGTGCAACCCTTTAGCCTCGGCCTGATGCAAAATATCCAGGAAGGAAACCTCCGGCTGTTGATAGTCTTGCGAAGCAGGGGTATGCAAATGCAAATCCATGGCATACCACTGCATGGATTTTTTCTTCCGTCGTGCCACGGTTCGCTCCTAAGTTACCGACGGAGGGGCTTGCACCAACGACCGGACTTTGGCAATGAGTTCATCCCCCATGAAAGGCTTGCTCAAAAAGGCGTCCGCCCCGCTTTGGGCGGCCTCCCGGGAATAATCCATGCCCGAGATCAACATAAAACGCACCCCCCGCAAGGCATCATCCTGGCGCACCGCGCGGACCACTTCCAATCCGGTGGCCTGATGCCCCCTCAAATGCACATCCATGATCACCACATCCGGCCGGGTGCGATGCAACGCCTCCAGGACGGCCTCAGGCTGGGTCGGCCCAAACACCACCTCAAAACCCTCCATTTGCAACAAAAAGGCCATCAAATCGCGCAGGGAGGCGTTGTCTTCGATCAACATCACCTTCGGCATGGCCATTTTCTCACCGGGTATCCCTTGATCCTTCAAGCGTCCCCTTCCTGGGGGACGGGAGCGCGCTCGCTTGCCCGTTCCTGATCGTTGGTCGGTTCCTCCGACGGAGATGAGGGTGCGGGTTCCAGCGCCGCCGCCAAGACCTCATCCACGGTCTCAACGAACACGAATTGCAGGCTCTCCCGCACCTCTTCGGGAAGGTCTTCCAGATCGGCTTCGTTGCGTTGAGGCAAAATCACCGTCTTCAGGCCGGCGCGATGAGCGGCTAGCACCTTCTCCTTGATGCCGCCCACGGGGAGCACCAGGCCGCGCAGGGTGATTTCGCCCGTCATGCCCACTTCCGGGCGCACCACACGCCCCGATACCAAGGAGACCAATGCGGTGACCATGGTTACCCCGGCGCTGGGCCCATCCTTGGGTTGGGCCCCGGCGGGCACATGCAGGTGGATATCGTGCTTCTCGAAAAAGTCGGGCGGCAGGTCCAGCGCCCTGGCCCGGGAGCGGACATAGGAAAGGGCGGCGCGGGCCGACTCTTCCATCACCTTGCCCAGGGAGCCGGTGAGGATGAACCCTTTACTCCCCGGCATGGCCGTGGCTTCGACAAACAGGATGTCCCCGCCCACAGGGGTCCAGGCCAACCCGATGGCCACTCCCGGGATGGACACCCGACGCGCCAGTTCTTCGGTGCCAAAGTAGCGAGGCCGCCCCAGAAACTCGCGCACCACCTCAGGGGTGACAACCACTTGCTCCGTCTGCCCCTCGGCGATGCGGCGCACCACCTTGCGGCACACAGCTCCAATTTGTCGCTCCAGATTGCGCACCCCGGCCTCGCGCGTGTAGGAACGAATGATGGTGCGCAGCCCCTCGTCGGTGAATTCGATCTCCTCGGGCCGTAGGGCGTTTTCCCGCAACTGACGGGGAATCAGGTAGCCCTTGGCAATCTCCATCTTCTCGGACTCGGTGTACCCCGAGAGATGGATGATTTCCATGCGGTCGCGGAGGGGGGCAGGGATGTTGTCCAGGTAATTGGCCGTGGTGATGAAAAAGACCTGGGAGAGGTCGAAGGCCACCTCCAGGTAATGGTCGCGGAACTCCCGGTTCTGCTCCGGGTCCAGCACTTCCAGCAGGGCCGAAGCTGGGTCGCCGTGGAAGTCGAAGACCAGTTTGTCCACCTCGTCGAGCATAAAGACCGGGTTGCGCGTACCCACCCGACGCAGCGCCTGGATGATCCGGCCCGGCATGGCGCCGATGTAGGTACGCCGGTGGCCGCGGATTTCGGCCTCGTCCCGCACGCCGCCCAGGGAAACGCGGATGAACTTACGCCCCAACGCACGGGCGATGGACCGCCCCAGGGAGGTCTTACCCACGCCTGGCGGGCCGACGAAACAGAGGATGGCACCTTCCCGCTCCAGGCGAATGTCGTCCTCGTAGGCTTGGGCCTCCAGTTCCTCCTGGCGTTCCAGGCGCAACTTGCGCACGGCCAGGAACTCAAGAATGCGCTCTTTCACATCCTCCAGGCCATAGTGGTCGTGGTCGAGCACCTCCCGGGCGTGGGCGATATCCAGGTTGTCCTCGGTGAGGCTCGACCAGGGCAGGGAGACCAGCCAATCCAGGTAGGTGCGAATGACCCCATACTCGGCCGCGGCGGCCGGCAGGCGGGAAAGCCGATCCAGTTCGCGCAAGGCCTGCTTCTTGGCCTCCTGGGGCATCCCGGCGGCCTCGATTTTCTCGCGGAATTCGCGCACCTCGACGGCCTGTTCGTCCTCCTCGCCTAACTCCCGTTTGATGGCCTTCAACTGCTCGCGCAGGAAGTACTCCCGCTGCATCTTCTCGATTTCGGAACGGGCCTCATTTTGAATCTTCTGGCCCAACTCCAGCACCTCCACCTCGCGGGCCAGAATGCCCACCAGGCGGCGCAGTTTGTCGACCACCGCGTCCAGTTCCAGGATGGCCTGGGCATCCTCCAGGCTCATGCGCTGGAAATTCGCCACGGTGTAGGCCGTCTGCAGCGGGTCCTCCAGCGCCAGGATGGAGGAGACCAGTTCCTGGGGAATGGAGGAGACCAGTTCGGAGATACGCCGGAAGAGTTCCCGCACATTCCGGGCCAGCGCCTCCACCTCCAGGCTCTCTTCCTTCGCCTCGGGCAACGGCTCGACCCGCGCCATCAGGTAAGGCTCTTCCTGCACAAACTCCACAATGCGGATGCGCTGGACCCCCTGCACCAACAGGCGGATGGTGCCGTCCGGCGCCCGGAAAAGGCGGTGGATGGTCGCCAGGGTGCCCACCCGATACAGGTCATCGGGGCCGGGGGTTTCCAGTTCGGGATCCTTGGCGGCCACCAACCCCAGGATGCGGTTCCCCGCCACCACATCGTCCACCAGGCGGATCGAGCGGGGCTGCCCGACGGTCAACGGGGTGCCGGTTTGCGGATAGACCACGGCGCCGCGCAAGGGCAGGATGGGCAAAATCTCAGGCACCTCCGGCTGTCCCTCCCGGGGTTCCTCGGCCTGGGCTTCGGTTTCCTCTTCTTCCCCCCTGCTCATCAAACGCGTGATGAACGAGCCCACGGCTTTCCAGTAATCCTGCTCATCTTCCGCGAACCAGTCCATGATTTCTTCCATGCTCACATTCCAGCGCGAAGCCGGCATCGTGGTTCATCCTTGTCAAAGAGGGATAGCGGCCCTAAGAGGGTCAGGCTTCCGCGTCGGTGTGGGTCACCCGCACCCGCACCGGACGCGCCTTGCGGATACGCACCAGCAGGAAGCCGTCGCGATACTCGGCCTCCGTGTCCTGACCCTGAGCCTGGAACGGCAGGTGCACCAGCACTTCAAACTCACCAAAAGGGATTTCCATCTGGTAGTAAGCCCGCGCCCCTTCAGGCTCGTAGCGGACGCCGCGAATGCGCAGCATCTGCTGCTGCAGGATCACCTCAAAATCGCCCGGACGCATACCGGCCACCTCAACTCGCACCACCAGGGCGTCCTCGGTTTCAAAGACATCGGTGGGAGGCCGCCAGGAATGGGGACGAAAATCCCAACGCATCTCGGCCCAAAGGGTATGCCATATCGGGCCGGCAGCGCCTTCTTCCTCCGGAGCGCTCAGCGCGCGACGAATCTCGGCATCCCAATCCCTCATGGTCACGGCCTTCCTCCGGCGGGACTCAGGCAGCCAGGGCTTTCTTGGCCTTCTCCAGCACCTCGTCGTAGTTGGGCTCATCGCCCAGGCGGGCCATGTAATCGGCGTACACCACCCGATTCTGGCGGTCCACCACGAACACGGCCCGGCGCAGCAGGCGCACCTCTTTCATCAGGCAGCCGTACTTGCGGCCAAACTCCATCTCCATGTGATCCGAGACCACCAGGAGCCGGTTGGGGTCCACCCCGTGGGCGCCGCACCAGCGGGCCTGGGCAAAGGGCAGGTCCGCGCTGATGGTAACGATGATGATGTCCTCGCTCAACTGCGTGGCCGCCTGGTTGAACTTGTCCGTTTCCAGGTCGCACACCGGCGTATCCAGCGAGGGGACGGCGGCGATGACCCGCACCTTGCCCTGGGTATAGGCCAGCACGGGGATGCGCTCCCACTGCTGGGTGGTGGCGACGAACTCAGGGGCTTCCTGCCCCACCTGAATGTCCGGCCCGACGACGGTGACATCCTTGCCGCCGAACTGGATCAAACCCTTACGTTCCATTTCGCTCATATGAACCTCCAACACAAAGGGGAAAAAGAGAGGGCCGACGACCACCCGTCGGCTCCAGGTGCCCCAGGAGGGATTCGAACCCCCGACATCGGGCTTAGAAGGCCCGCGTTCTATCCGCTGAACTACTGGGGCGCGAACGAACTTCATTCACTCCTGTACCGGGCGAATGCCGTAATACACCCTGGGGCCAGACAGTGTGCGCAAAATCAATTGCGGCTGGCGGTTCAACCGCTCCCCTAACTCTACAGGCGTCATCGGCGTGTTGCCCGAGGCGAGCAACACGCGGAAGATCGACTCCACTATGGGCACATTGGACTGCAAAAACCCCGGCTGCAACGCGCAGTGGGTCATCACCACATGCTGCAGGGCATCCACCGGATGGACCTCTGCCGTCTCCGGGTCCACCCAATCGATGACCTCGTCATGGGCCGTCCCGGCCAGCAACTGCTGATGCTCCTCGCACAACAGACGGCGCAAGAACAGTTTCCAATCGCGGTCGTTCTCCTGCCACCAGGCGAAATCCACATGAAACGGCGTGTCCAAAGTGGGCCGGATCAAACTCATCGGTCGCTTGGGTGTCACCGGTTACCTCCTCTTCGTACCGACCTTTCACGCCAGGTCCGATTCCCGCAGGCGGTAGTACAGGTCGCCCACATGGTCAAACCAGGGACGGGACGCCAACAAAGCCAGGATCGGCCCTGGCGGGCAGCGGCGCACCAGGTTCAACGCCGCGTACAATTCGGCGGCGTGCACATGCGGCTGAGAAGTGGCCTGCATTAGTTCGCGCATCATGCGCACCAACAACTTCTCCAACGGCACCCGCTCCCGCTGCGTCTGTTGCCAGGCCCGATCCATGGCCTCCACATCAGGCACATAGAACAGCATGCGCTCGTCGAACCCTGCGTTCACCCGCTGTTGCAACAGGCGCAGGCCGATGCGATCATCGCTGCCCACGAACACCGTGCGCACCCATTCCCGCACCGTGCGCTGGCTGGTAGGCTCCACGATCACCTTTCCGGGTTCCGGCCCCTGGCGCACGCGGATAACGCTCCCCGGCAGGAGGCCCTTGGCCTCGTACCACGGACGCAAACCGTACACATAGCGGGCTTCCCGCACCACCCAGCCGACGAATTCCTCACCCGTTTCCCCGTCAACCAAGATGAAGCGGATGCGCGGCGCTTCGTACGCCGTGGGGAAGAGGTGACGCACTTTGGCTGCCAGGGGCAATGTGCCCGCACGCCAGTGCGGATAGATGAGGGTAATCTCGACCGCGTCCTGCTCCGGTGCATCTTCTCCCACCGGGGAGAGTTCGTCGGCCAGGTCCACTTCCAGGGCCAACATATCCCTGGTCAGGGCCGCGCGGTCGTAATCCAGCGGTTCGTACTGCAAAAACGGCGGCGTCTCCAGCACCCACTCCGGCTCCAGCCGCTTGAGGAACCACAAGACCTGCCCCGCCGGCCCTACCTCGTCAAAGCGCTCGTCCTCCTGCAAAGCCAGGTCGAAGGAGAACTCGGCCAGGTGAGGGTTGTCCGTGGTGGGGAACTCGATTTGCTCCATGATCGCGCGGGTGGGCAGCGGCCCGCCACCGGCCACATCCAGCACGGCCTCGGCCAGGTTGAGATGGCCGATGTTCACCTCCATCACCAGGGCGCGTGGGAACCAGCGGCCGGCGATGCGCACAAAGTCTTCGTGCTGCCCCAGGGCCTCTTCCAGGCGCGCCACCAACGACTTTCTATATTGCTCGAGCACCTGCTGCGGCCCGCTCAATGGGCCCTGGTCGTCCATCTTGGGCGGCTCGTTGAGGGGGTGCTCGGCCAGCCCCGCGGCGAACTCTCGCTCGCGGCCATCGGCGAACCGCACCCGGATGACCTCGAAGTCGCCCAGTTCCGGGTTGCGGCCTGGCCGCACGGCGACTACCTCACCGGCAGCCCAGTCCAGGGCGGGGAAGATCAACTGCGCGCCCACCTCGTAATGTTCCTTGGGCAGATAAATGAGCCGGTCCCCTGCCCGACGCTGTTCCAACGCTTCCCGCTCCCGGCGCAGGCGCTCGGCGACCAGGGCCTCCACCAGCACCTCGGGGGATAGCGGGCGTTCCTCCTCCAACAAATGCTGGTAGAGGAATTCGACATCCTCGTCCGTCACCTCAAAGGTTTCCCAGTAATCTTCTCGCAAACGCCAAGTCGTGGCCACGGTACGCTCTCCCATTCTTGTGCTTCCTCTATTATACTCAACCTTGACCTGTTTGGAGGGTCTTCCAGGCAACCCAGCCCGTAATTCAGGAGGCGCAAAGATGAGCAACGAACAGTGGGTACTTCTGACACCACCGCTGGAACCGGCGGAAGCCGAAATCCTTCAGGGGCTGCTGGAGGCGCAAGGGTTCACGGTCTATCTGGCGCGGGAAGGCGCCGGGCGTGCCCTGGGCCTGACCGTGGGGCCTTTGGGCCAGGCGCAACTCTACGTCCCGGCCTCCCAAAAAGAGGCGGCGGAACAAGTCTATCACGATTTCCTCCGGGGGACCTTCGCTGCCCAGAGGGACGAGGAAGCCTCCCCAGGGGAGTGATGCCCCCAAGAGGCGGGACGCCACTCAGGGGCCGGCGCCCCCCGACAAAGGGGTCAGTATCTCCGCGAGGGCGCCGTCCATCTCAAGGGAAGGTCCGCTCCAGCCATTCCTCGGGGTCCACCGGGACGCCGCCCACCCGTACCTCCCAGTGCAGATGGGCGCCCGTCACCCGCCCCGTGGCGCCCACATAACCGATGAGGTCGCCCGCGTGCACCCGATGCCCCACCTGCACCTCGATGCGCTGCTGATGAGCGTACAGCGTGTACACCCCCCAGCCGTGGTCGATGATGATGGCATTACCGTGCACCTCCAAAGGCCCGGCAAAGACCACCACGCCGTCGGCCGGGGCCGTGATGGGCGTGCCCGTGCCGCCGCAAAAATCCAGCCCGCTGTGGTAGCCGAAGTAAGCCCCATCGTTGTAATCGCGGCGCGTGCCGAACCAGGAAGTGAAACAGTTGGGGTACGGTGAAGGGGCCTGGAAGGGGCCCTTCCAGTAACGGATGGGCGTGGCTTTCGTCGTCAGAGCGCGGATTTGCTCTTCTTCCCGCTTGTTCAACGCCGGGTCGACCAGGGAGGCGGGGACAATGAGTTTCTCCCAGCCATAATCCCCGGCGCGCACCTGCAGCCGCTGCTCAAAACGAAAGGTTTCTCCATTCGGCGAGGTCAGGGTAAACACCAGGGGATACAGCCCCACCTCCTGCAGGGCATGGACGCCCTGCAGCGCCACCCAGGTCTCTCCCTTCTCGTCCAGGGGGAAGAAATGCAACGGATGGCCTTCCCACTCGCCGCCCAAGGTTAAGGCTGCGCCGGGCCGCAGGCGCACCCGCAGGACTGCCGTGCGCCCCTGCACCCAGGCCGTAGGGTCCAGGGTCACCGAGAGCACGCCTGGCGGCAGAGCGCCGGGGGCGTGGGTGTCGGCCTCCTGCCCCTCGGCGGGATAGGCCAGCACGGCGCGGGGTGGGGCCGCCCAGGTGCCCGGCAGGTCGTTCGCCAGCACCAGCACCCAGGGGTTGACCCCCGCGCGAGTGGCCGTCAATTGCAAAGGCTCCTCCTGGCGCACCTGCACCCGGGCCAAAGGCGGCGAATCCACCGTCGCCGGGACGACAAAGGATTGCCCCGCCACCACGCTCTCGGGATTCACCAGATGATTGAGGCGCTCTAAAGTGCGCAACGGCACCCGGTAGCGCCGGCTCAGGCTGGTCAGCGTCTCGCCGTAGCCCACGGTGACCGCGGTCAACTCCCCGTTGATCCCTTCGAAACCGGGCAGAACCAACTTCTGCCCCGGTCGCAGGTTGTTGGGGTCGGCCAGGCCGTTGGCCTGCACCAGCGCGTCCAAACTCACGCCAAACCGATAGGCAATGCTGCTCAGCGTATCGCCGGGCTGAACCTCGTAAACGGCACCGGAAGAGGGCGTGGGCGAAGGGGTGGGCATGCCTTCGGCAGCCCGCACCGCCGAAACCGGGAGCCCCATCACCAGCACGACCCACAGCGCACCCAGTAGGTTCAGCCAGGCCTCAGGACTTCGTTGCCTCATCCCAGGTCACCTCATCACCGGGGGTAAAGGCCTCCAACCAGGAGACCGGAAGTTCAAGCACATAACGCGCCGGGCGTCGCGGCACGCAGACCGAACGCCAGCGCCGGGCCAGACGCACATCCACCACCCGCCGCGTCTCATCCAGCCACACCACGGCCAAATCGAAGCGCATACCGAACATGTGAATCGCCGACCCCCACCGCGACGCCTGGGGGAAAATGAACAGCAACCCACGATCCTCGGGCAAGGGCGCCCGCCCCATCAAGCCCAGCAGGCGACAAACAAACGAAACGCACGGGCGCACCCAAAGCGCCCGTGAAAGGGGGTATGTTCGGTTGTGCAGCAACCACCAGGTTCCCGCCACGCTCACGATTCCTCTGCGTTCAGGCTTTCTCCGTGCTCCCCAAGGCGCTGTCATCGCTCTCGGTCGCCGCACCGCGTTTGTTCAACACCCGCTGAACAGCGTCCAGCAGTTCCCGCGGGGTGAAGGGTTTGGTGATGTAATCGTCCACCTTGACGATGTGCAATCCCAGGACGCGATCCACATTCTGGGATTTGGCCGTCACCACGATCACCGGGATGGAAGCGGTGGCCTCATTGGCCCGCAACCGGCGCACCACCTCCCAGCCATCCATCCCCGGCATCATCAAATCCAGGAGAATGAGATCCACCGATTCGCCTTTCAGCGTTTCCAAGGCTTCCTGACCGCTGTACACACCCACAATCTCGTATCCCCTGCGCCCCAAAATCAGGCGCAGCAACTCCACCATTTCCGGCTCATCGTCCACACAAAGAATCCGCTCAGCGACCATCGACCCCTCCTTCCGGGTTCCCCCTGGGTGAAACCCTCACGAATGAGTCAGGCTATGTTAGTTTACCACAATCCTGGTTGGATTGAAGCCATTTTTATCTTGATTCTCCGCCGCCGAAAGCCAGACGGCCCGACGCTGTATTTATGCTATAGTAGTACAAAGCCCTCGCGCCTCAGAGGCTCCCTAGGCGCGGCGGCGCCATTCCCACCAGGAGCGCCACGATGAGCGCGACCACCTGGGACTTTGTGGTCATCGGCAGCGGGTTCGGCGGCAGCGTGAGCGCCCTGCGGCTGAGCGAAAAAGGCTATCGCGTGCTCGTTCTGGAGCGGGGCAAACGCTTCCGCGATGAGGACTTCGCCCGCAGCAACTGGCAATTCTGGAAATACCTCTGGGCCCCGAAACTGCGCAGTTTCGGCATCCTGCAAATCAGCCTGCTCAACGGGGTGATGATTCTGCACGGCAGCGGGGTCGGCGGCGGCAGCCTGGGCTACGCCAATGTGCTCGAGGTGCCGCCCAGCGAGGCCTTTCGCCATCCGGCCTGGCGTTTTGTGGGCGACGACCCCGAGGCGGTGCTGGGCCCCTTCTACGCCACGGCGCAGCGCATGTTGGGCGTCGCGCCCAACCCCCGCCTGGGCCCTGCCGACCAAACCCTCCGCCAGGTGGCCGCCGAACTGGGCCAAGAGGCCACCTTTCGCCCCACCCACGTGGGTGTGTTCTTCGGCCCACCGGGCGAAGAGGCGCCCGACCCGTACTTCGACGGCGAAGGCCCGCCACGCAAGGGATGCACCTTCTGCGGCGCCTGCATGGTCGGCTG from Anaerolineae bacterium encodes the following:
- a CDS encoding response regulator; the protein is MVAERILCVDDEPEMVELLRLILGRRGYEIVGVYSGQEALETLKGESVDLILLDLMMPGMDGWEVVRRLRANEATASIPVIVVTAKSQNVDRVLGLHIVKVDDYITKPFTPRELLDAVQRVLNKRGAATESDDSALGSTEKA